In Planctomycetia bacterium, a single genomic region encodes these proteins:
- a CDS encoding Gfo/Idh/MocA family oxidoreductase, protein MSFGFGIVGVGMIAKFHARAIADVRGAKLVGCYGRRPEAAKAFAAEQGCEAFASLDAMLANPQLDVVTICTPSGAHLEPAVQAAKAGKHVIVEKPLEITLRRCDRIIDACDRQGVRLATIFPSRFHDSSRTLKAAVDAERFGRLTLGDAYVKWYRSQAYYDSGAWRGTWELDGGGALMNQAIHNIDLLQWLMGPVAEVQAQTALLAHDRIAVEDTAVAALRFTNGALGVIEATTSVYPGYLKRLEIHGNAGSAAMEEEDIVRWDFAKKQKRDEAIQAAMQRSKSTGGGAADPKAIGHHGHTRQFQDFVDALKKDRPLAVDGREGRKAVEIILAIYKSAETGKAVKLPLQGDPVLKRRKGEK, encoded by the coding sequence ATGAGTTTTGGATTTGGAATCGTCGGCGTCGGGATGATCGCCAAGTTTCACGCCCGGGCGATTGCCGACGTGCGTGGCGCGAAACTAGTGGGCTGCTATGGGCGTCGCCCCGAGGCGGCCAAAGCCTTCGCCGCGGAGCAGGGTTGCGAAGCATTCGCGTCGCTCGACGCGATGCTGGCGAATCCGCAACTCGACGTTGTCACAATTTGCACCCCCAGCGGCGCGCACTTGGAGCCGGCCGTTCAGGCCGCCAAAGCAGGCAAGCATGTGATCGTGGAAAAGCCGCTGGAGATCACGCTGCGGCGCTGCGATCGCATCATCGACGCCTGCGATCGACAGGGCGTACGGCTGGCGACCATCTTCCCCTCGCGTTTTCACGACAGCAGCCGCACGCTCAAAGCGGCGGTCGACGCCGAACGTTTTGGTCGCCTGACGTTGGGCGATGCCTATGTGAAGTGGTATCGCTCGCAGGCCTACTACGACAGCGGCGCCTGGCGCGGCACCTGGGAGCTCGACGGCGGCGGCGCGTTGATGAATCAGGCCATCCATAACATCGATCTACTGCAATGGCTGATGGGTCCCGTGGCCGAGGTCCAGGCGCAGACCGCGCTCTTGGCACACGATCGGATTGCCGTCGAAGACACCGCCGTGGCGGCCTTGCGCTTTACCAACGGCGCGTTGGGCGTGATCGAGGCCACGACATCGGTCTATCCCGGCTATCTCAAACGCCTGGAAATCCACGGCAACGCGGGTTCCGCTGCGATGGAAGAGGAAGATATCGTCCGCTGGGACTTCGCCAAGAAGCAGAAGCGTGACGAAGCCATTCAGGCGGCCATGCAACGCTCGAAAAGCACCGGTGGCGGCGCGGCCGATCCCAAGGCCATCGGCCATCACGGCCATACGCGGCAGTTTCAGGATTTCGTCGACGCCCTTAAGAAAGATCGTCCCTTGGCCGTGGACGGGCGCGAAGGACGCAAAGCGGTGGAGATTATCCTGGCGATCTACAAATCGGCGGAAACCGGCAAGGCAGTGAAGCTGCCGTTGCAGGGGGACCCGGTGTTGAAGCGGAGGAAGGGAGAGAAATAA
- the ruvB gene encoding Holliday junction branch migration DNA helicase RuvB, with product MARETILGGSAAASSTAVVAVDEFDRSLRPTRMRDMVGQREVYARLEIALDAAQKRSEPLGHILFDGPPGLGKTTFASVLPTEMGVPLQMASGAALAAPKDLLPYLTNLEEGSVLFIDEIHRLPKAVEEFMYPAMEDFRIDIVLGEGMNARTINMPLKRFTLIGATTRSGMLSAPLRDRFVIREHLDFYTVDELAEIIRRNAVRLQSEIAPEATREIAERSRGTPRVANNRLRWVRDYATSKADGKVNLHLAQAALDMGGVDPRGLDRQDRRYLETIIRVFHGGPAGMEAIAHTMNVAPDTLVDEVEPYLLRSELVIRTPRGRRVTPAAYEHLGLTVPDADGQSRLF from the coding sequence ATGGCGCGGGAGACAATCCTTGGAGGGAGTGCGGCCGCCAGCAGCACGGCCGTTGTCGCCGTGGACGAATTCGATCGTTCGCTGCGCCCCACGCGGATGCGCGACATGGTCGGGCAGCGCGAGGTTTACGCGCGGCTGGAGATCGCGCTGGATGCCGCGCAGAAGCGGAGTGAGCCGCTCGGCCATATTCTCTTCGACGGGCCGCCCGGGCTGGGCAAAACGACCTTTGCCTCGGTGTTGCCGACGGAGATGGGGGTGCCGCTGCAAATGGCGAGCGGCGCCGCCTTGGCCGCTCCCAAAGACTTGCTGCCTTATCTGACGAACCTGGAGGAAGGCTCCGTCCTATTCATCGACGAGATTCACCGGCTGCCGAAGGCGGTCGAGGAATTCATGTATCCGGCGATGGAAGATTTTCGGATCGATATCGTGCTGGGCGAGGGGATGAACGCCCGGACGATCAATATGCCGCTCAAGCGGTTCACTTTGATCGGCGCCACGACGCGGAGTGGCATGCTCTCCGCGCCATTGCGGGACCGGTTTGTGATTCGGGAACATCTCGACTTTTACACCGTCGACGAATTGGCCGAAATCATTCGCCGCAACGCCGTGCGACTGCAATCGGAAATCGCGCCGGAAGCGACGCGCGAGATCGCCGAACGGAGCCGGGGTACGCCCCGAGTCGCCAACAATCGTCTCCGCTGGGTCCGCGACTATGCCACGAGCAAGGCCGACGGCAAGGTGAATCTCCACCTCGCTCAGGCGGCCCTCGATATGGGCGGCGTTGATCCGCGGGGCCTCGATCGGCAGGACCGTCGCTATTTGGAGACGATCATCCGCGTCTTTCATGGCGGTCCGGCCGGCATGGAAGCGATCGCTCACACGATGAACGTGGCGCCGGATACGCTGGTCGACGAAGTGGAGCCGTACTTGCTGCGTTCGGAGTTGGTGATCCGCACTCCGCGCGGACGGCGCGTCACGCCGGCGGCGTACGAGCATTTGGGGCTAACGGTTCCTGACGCGGACGGCCAGAGTCGGCTATTCTGA
- the rplT gene encoding 50S ribosomal protein L20, whose amino-acid sequence MRTKKGAARNQAKKRLFKKVKGFVGGRRKLLRTAKETLLRAGAYAYRDRRNRKREFRRLWIVRINAAVKMRGLRYSEFIAGLHRANIGLDRKSLSEMAIHDAPAFDKVVEMVKGALLQNAA is encoded by the coding sequence ATGCGTACCAAAAAGGGCGCCGCTCGCAACCAAGCCAAGAAGCGGCTGTTCAAGAAGGTGAAGGGATTCGTCGGCGGCCGTCGGAAGCTGCTGCGTACCGCGAAGGAAACCTTGCTCCGGGCTGGCGCGTACGCCTATCGCGATCGCCGCAACCGCAAGCGCGAGTTCCGCCGGCTCTGGATCGTCCGCATCAACGCGGCCGTGAAGATGCGCGGTCTCCGCTACAGCGAGTTCATCGCCGGACTGCACCGCGCCAACATCGGTCTGGATCGTAAGTCCTTGTCCGAAATGGCCATCCACGACGCCCCGGCGTTCGACAAGGTCGTCGAAATGGTCAAAGGCGCGCTGCTGCAAAACGCGGCCTAA
- the pheS gene encoding phenylalanine--tRNA ligase subunit alpha — protein MALANFLAELETLVADASRAFSEADGAVTLEAARIEFLGAKSGRIKDAQKGLGAVDKADKPAAGKHFNDAKQAIEAAFTSAQERNSAQGSTEPGLAPIDLTLPGRPLRLGRLHPLTQTIEELKEILGRLGFNVADGPEIEDERHNFEALNIPASHPARDPLENFYLATAERGAGGPLLLRSQTSTVQIRVMEATQPPVRIISLGRVYRPDTADDTHYPMFHQIEGLLVDRKVTMADLKSTLRLFAAAYFGGDVHIRFRPSFFPFTEPSVEVDMSWHDRWIEMGGAGMVDPHVLQAVGYDPEEYTGFAFGLGVERVCARRHQVTDIREFYKNDVRFLRQF, from the coding sequence GTGGCCCTGGCCAACTTCCTCGCCGAACTTGAAACGCTTGTCGCGGACGCCTCGCGTGCTTTTTCCGAGGCCGACGGCGCTGTGACGCTCGAAGCCGCGCGAATCGAGTTCCTCGGCGCAAAGAGCGGTCGCATCAAGGACGCCCAAAAGGGACTCGGCGCGGTCGATAAAGCCGACAAGCCAGCGGCCGGCAAACATTTCAACGACGCTAAGCAGGCCATCGAAGCGGCCTTCACGAGCGCTCAAGAGCGCAACTCTGCGCAGGGGAGCACAGAGCCGGGCCTGGCGCCAATCGACCTGACGCTGCCGGGCCGTCCGTTGCGTCTCGGTCGCCTGCATCCGCTCACGCAGACGATCGAGGAATTGAAAGAAATCCTTGGCCGGCTCGGGTTCAACGTCGCCGACGGGCCGGAGATCGAGGACGAGCGGCATAACTTCGAAGCGTTGAACATTCCGGCCTCGCACCCCGCGCGCGATCCGCTGGAGAACTTCTATCTCGCCACGGCCGAGCGCGGCGCCGGCGGGCCGTTGTTGTTGCGCAGCCAGACGAGCACGGTGCAGATTCGTGTCATGGAGGCCACGCAGCCGCCGGTACGGATCATCTCGCTGGGGCGCGTCTATCGGCCCGACACGGCCGATGACACGCACTACCCGATGTTCCATCAGATCGAAGGGCTGCTGGTCGATCGCAAAGTGACGATGGCCGATCTCAAGAGCACGCTCCGATTGTTCGCAGCGGCTTACTTCGGCGGCGACGTGCATATCCGTTTCCGCCCGTCATTCTTCCCGTTCACCGAGCCGAGCGTGGAAGTCGACATGAGCTGGCACGATCGTTGGATCGAAATGGGTGGCGCCGGCATGGTCGACCCGCACGTACTGCAGGCGGTTGGCTACGATCCCGAAGAATACACCGGCTTCGCCTTCGGGCTCGGCGTAGAACGCGTCTGCGCCCGACGCCATCAAGTCACCGACATCCGCGAGTTCTACAAAAACGACGTCCGCTTCCTGCGGCAGTTCTGA
- the pheT gene encoding phenylalanine--tRNA ligase subunit beta, translated as MLISWNWLADYVALEMPAEELARRLMMAGLNHESTTKVGDDVAIDLEVTSNRPDCLGHVGIAREVGVIFGLPWRIKESKPREGRTPVAELAQVRIDCPDLCPRYTARVVRGVKIGPSPAWLVKRLATLGVAAINNVVDITNYVLFECGQPLHAFDLSRLRGRQIIVRRAKAGEKFQAINHQAYDLTGEMCVIADAETAVALGGVMGGADSEVSASTTDLLIEAAEFLPGSIRNTARALNLRSDSSYRFERGVDPEGIDWASRRACELILDLAGGELAAGVIDVGPARPPREPVVLRLNQLPRILGIDVPAEQVRAILSSLGCAAQSADASKIAVVPPSWRRDLTREIDLVEEVARIHGYDKIPEDVSVPMARSARSDEDRVLSRVRHVLTAAGFDEAYTLSAVEPGISAAYSPWTDAAPLISQMPILRGANQLRRSLIPSLLVARRTNESLSNPVIELFEIAKVYLPRPGQLPSEERLIGITSGGGYHELKGVIEALVRELHPTLTVEVAPAEHELFAKGRYARLSIAGETLGYVGEVSSAGQKKFDLRGGATAAELQLSLLTKLANLIPTYVKQPQHPAIERDLNLVVDESTQWSDVAATASAAAGPLLETIAYRDTYRHAERLGADKKSLLLTITLRDPDATLTSQAADQVCEQIVAACAKQLGAELRGVEK; from the coding sequence ATGCTGATCTCCTGGAACTGGCTCGCTGATTACGTTGCGCTGGAGATGCCGGCCGAGGAATTGGCGCGCCGGTTGATGATGGCGGGCTTGAATCACGAGTCGACGACTAAGGTCGGCGACGACGTGGCGATCGACTTGGAAGTGACGAGCAATCGGCCCGATTGTTTGGGGCATGTCGGGATCGCCCGGGAAGTCGGCGTGATCTTCGGGCTGCCTTGGAGAATCAAGGAGTCCAAACCGCGCGAGGGACGCACGCCCGTCGCGGAATTAGCGCAAGTCCGGATCGATTGCCCCGATCTCTGCCCGCGCTACACCGCGCGGGTCGTACGCGGCGTCAAGATTGGTCCGAGTCCCGCCTGGCTCGTCAAACGCCTGGCGACGCTCGGCGTGGCGGCGATCAACAACGTCGTCGATATCACGAATTACGTCCTGTTCGAATGCGGGCAGCCGCTGCATGCCTTCGATCTGTCGCGGCTCAGAGGCCGGCAGATTATCGTCCGCCGCGCGAAAGCCGGTGAGAAGTTTCAAGCGATCAATCACCAGGCGTACGATCTCACCGGCGAAATGTGCGTCATCGCCGACGCCGAGACTGCCGTGGCATTGGGCGGCGTGATGGGCGGCGCGGATTCCGAAGTCTCCGCATCGACCACCGACCTGCTGATCGAGGCCGCCGAGTTCTTGCCCGGTTCCATTCGCAATACCGCCCGAGCGCTCAATCTGCGCAGCGATTCGTCATACCGATTCGAGCGCGGCGTCGATCCGGAGGGCATCGACTGGGCTAGCCGCCGGGCGTGCGAGTTGATCCTCGACCTGGCCGGTGGAGAACTAGCCGCGGGCGTCATCGATGTCGGACCTGCACGGCCACCGCGCGAGCCGGTCGTGTTGCGACTCAACCAATTGCCGCGCATTTTGGGAATCGACGTTCCGGCTGAACAGGTACGAGCCATCTTGAGCTCGCTCGGTTGCGCTGCGCAAAGTGCGGACGCCTCCAAGATTGCCGTCGTCCCACCGTCGTGGCGGCGCGATCTGACGCGCGAGATCGATCTCGTCGAAGAAGTCGCGCGGATTCATGGCTACGACAAGATTCCCGAAGACGTCAGCGTGCCGATGGCCCGGTCGGCGCGGAGCGACGAGGACCGCGTGCTGTCGCGCGTGCGCCACGTGCTCACTGCGGCCGGCTTTGATGAGGCTTACACGCTGAGCGCCGTCGAACCCGGCATCTCCGCCGCGTATAGCCCTTGGACCGACGCCGCGCCGCTCATTTCGCAAATGCCGATCCTGCGCGGCGCGAATCAATTGCGGCGCAGCCTGATTCCTAGCTTGCTCGTCGCGCGGCGCACCAACGAGAGCCTCTCGAATCCGGTGATTGAGTTGTTCGAGATCGCCAAAGTCTATTTGCCGCGCCCCGGTCAACTGCCGAGCGAGGAACGACTGATCGGCATTACCTCCGGCGGCGGCTATCACGAGCTAAAAGGCGTCATCGAGGCGCTCGTTCGCGAGTTGCATCCCACGTTAACGGTCGAAGTTGCGCCGGCCGAGCACGAGTTGTTCGCCAAGGGGCGCTACGCGCGGCTCTCGATCGCGGGCGAAACGCTTGGTTACGTCGGCGAAGTCAGCTCCGCGGGGCAGAAGAAGTTCGACCTGCGGGGCGGCGCGACGGCTGCGGAATTGCAACTCTCGCTGCTGACGAAGCTGGCGAACTTGATCCCCACTTATGTCAAGCAGCCGCAACATCCGGCGATCGAGCGCGACTTGAATCTCGTCGTCGACGAATCGACCCAATGGTCGGACGTGGCGGCCACGGCCAGTGCTGCGGCGGGACCGTTGTTGGAAACAATCGCCTACCGCGATACGTACCGACACGCCGAACGCCTCGGCGCCGACAAGAAGAGCTTGCTGCTCACCATCACTCTGCGAGACCCCGACGCCACGCTCACCAGCCAGGCGGCCGATCAAGTCTGTGAGCAAATCGTCGCCGCCTGTGCCAAGCAGCTTGGCGCGGAGCTCCGCGGCGTGGAAAAATAG
- the bshB1 gene encoding bacillithiol biosynthesis deacetylase BshB1: MLDILVIAPHPDDAELGCGGAILRWKAEGKRVGVLDLTSGEPTPHGSLEIRARETAAATEILGLDWRGNLGLPNRSLEHTLEARAKLAGLIRQQRPKWLLAPYWVDAHPDHLAATELIEAARFWSKLTKSDLPGEPCHPERVIHYSCVHLKVLLKPDFVLDISPFWDAKRRAIECFHSQFIEGRPSEPPTFVDRLRDQAAYWGWSIGKQYGEPFMCREPIGLTSMRDLV; the protein is encoded by the coding sequence ATGCTCGACATCCTCGTGATTGCCCCGCATCCGGACGACGCTGAGCTTGGTTGCGGCGGCGCGATTTTGCGCTGGAAGGCCGAAGGAAAACGGGTCGGCGTGCTGGATCTCACGAGCGGCGAGCCCACGCCGCATGGCAGTCTGGAGATCCGCGCTCGGGAAACTGCCGCGGCGACCGAAATCCTGGGATTGGACTGGCGCGGCAACCTCGGATTGCCCAACCGGAGTCTGGAACACACGCTGGAGGCCAGAGCCAAACTGGCCGGTCTGATCCGGCAACAGCGGCCGAAGTGGTTGCTGGCGCCCTATTGGGTCGACGCGCATCCGGATCACCTCGCGGCGACGGAGCTCATCGAGGCCGCACGGTTCTGGTCGAAGCTGACGAAGTCCGATTTGCCCGGCGAGCCATGCCACCCGGAGCGGGTCATTCACTACTCCTGCGTACATCTCAAAGTGCTGCTGAAGCCTGATTTCGTGTTGGATATCAGCCCTTTTTGGGACGCCAAACGCCGCGCCATCGAGTGTTTTCATAGCCAGTTCATCGAGGGGCGTCCGAGCGAACCGCCGACGTTTGTCGACCGCTTGCGAGATCAGGCGGCATACTGGGGCTGGTCGATTGGCAAGCAATACGGAGAGCCGTTCATGTGCCGCGAGCCGATCGGGCTGACGAGCATGCGGGACCTCGTCTAA
- the rpmI gene encoding 50S ribosomal protein L35, whose product MPKQKTHKGAKKRFRATGTGKIKHRQCGTSHLATAMSAKRKRNLRGTSVLDKMDADRVLEMLKGNSY is encoded by the coding sequence ATGCCAAAACAGAAAACACATAAGGGCGCCAAGAAGCGGTTCCGGGCAACCGGCACCGGCAAGATCAAGCATCGTCAATGCGGCACGAGCCACTTGGCGACGGCGATGAGCGCCAAGCGCAAGCGCAACCTCCGCGGCACCTCCGTCCTCGACAAAATGGACGCCGACCGCGTGCTGGAAATGCTCAAGGGAAACAGCTACTAA
- a CDS encoding c-type cytochrome encodes MNNWRGTLRLAAAWCAVQWMLGAGQSAAQTGEAQWIWGSPNPSQVKVCYFRQEFTLPKPEAGTIEITADGSYELYLNGVRVGDGSGWETLERFDLLSRLVKGRNVLAIKASNDDGGPAGLVARVTVRNEGNTDVSHSTDPSWRVSTKETAGWERSRFDDRAWQPAVSLGELGGAQPWGDKLRTQDGKASGRFTLSPEFRVERVAPPAETGSLIAMTFNEYGEILASRERGPILLIRDANNDGAFDIAEVFSDQVNDCQGLLALNGKLYAVGDGPNGIGFYLLQDTNGDRKADQLKLLFRFQKPRSEHGPHAPVLGPDGRIYLMVGNLNAAEVRYKATSPYRYFYEGDLAPKRFDVATGNSAGITAPGGVILRTDTEGQNVEVYCGGFRNAYDMAFNQSGDLFTVDSDTELDIGLPWYRPTRMCLCVSAAEFGWRAGWGNWPAYFFDSLPSVIDLGRGSPSGVEVYDHVRFPLRYHGAVFACDWSRGRILALHVERDGAHYRAEEETFLEGRPLNVTDIAVGPDGWLYFSTGGRGTEGGVYRVVALRPSLVPLVEPGIMQAIRQPQLQSAWARNAIAGLKERMGAQWDSQLAAVVASATHSPVDRARALDLMHLVGPAHTTAGLLKLSADGVPEVREKSAMFLGIYGDAAGDARLTEMLRDSEAMVRRKACEALMERNVAVDAAKVIPLLADADRYVRWAAGRLMERQPPQTWQAAALEAKQPRAFLEGALAVLRTSRSASSMTLVLLGAADWMKKDLSEVDRLDLLRLVEVALHRSGLRRDQAPEIAALLNGGYPAKDPIANRELIRLLGYLQEPTLAPRALQQIQSSAPLEDRLQTALFAVFVADKWQPAERQALLEFLEFARFQSGGQDLESYIDTVTREFVTRLAPAARLEILEYADKAPSAATDALRTLGVPDRSMVEKLMQLDGKLAPRTREIAVMRFRTGIAALLSASKQPEALKYLRELFEREPDRRQILAMGLAVEPEGENWPLLVRGMAVAEGEPARFILGQLAQVPRKPEAPEPIRQAILCGLRLGDQGGKLAVALLAHWTGANASAADEPWNTALAKWQDWFRQKYPNELDPAPPVVGDGSSWTHEDLIGLLIGADVKPGDAERGAVVFEKATCIKCHRYGARGESLGPDLTTISQRFHKKEIVESVLFPSQVISDQYAAKTVQTKDGLTYTGIVAEQGGTTIVVLDNQAKKNVIAKEDIAEMAPAKQSAMPDGLFNTLTREEIVDLFAYMASPPQ; translated from the coding sequence ATGAATAATTGGCGTGGAACGCTTCGTTTGGCCGCGGCTTGGTGCGCGGTGCAATGGATGCTGGGTGCGGGCCAAAGTGCTGCCCAAACGGGCGAGGCCCAATGGATTTGGGGCTCGCCGAATCCTTCGCAGGTCAAGGTTTGCTATTTCCGTCAGGAGTTTACGCTGCCCAAGCCGGAAGCGGGCACGATCGAAATCACCGCCGACGGGAGTTACGAGCTGTATCTTAACGGCGTGCGTGTCGGTGACGGGAGCGGCTGGGAAACGCTGGAGCGCTTCGACCTGCTGTCGCGGCTGGTGAAGGGGCGCAACGTGCTGGCGATCAAGGCCAGCAACGACGACGGCGGTCCGGCGGGGCTGGTAGCGCGCGTGACCGTCCGCAACGAAGGGAACACGGACGTTTCCCATTCGACCGACCCCAGCTGGCGTGTGAGCACGAAAGAGACCGCCGGTTGGGAGCGTTCGCGCTTCGACGATCGGGCCTGGCAACCCGCAGTGAGTTTGGGCGAACTTGGCGGCGCGCAGCCGTGGGGTGACAAATTGCGCACCCAGGATGGCAAGGCGAGCGGGCGCTTCACTTTGTCGCCAGAGTTTCGCGTGGAGCGCGTCGCGCCGCCGGCGGAAACGGGCTCGCTGATCGCGATGACATTCAATGAATACGGAGAAATCCTGGCGTCGCGCGAGCGCGGGCCGATCTTGTTGATTCGCGACGCAAACAACGACGGCGCATTCGACATCGCCGAAGTATTCAGCGACCAGGTGAACGATTGCCAGGGCCTGTTGGCGCTGAATGGGAAGCTGTATGCCGTCGGTGATGGACCGAATGGGATTGGCTTCTATTTGTTGCAAGACACGAACGGCGATCGCAAAGCAGATCAACTCAAACTGCTGTTTCGCTTTCAGAAGCCGCGCAGCGAGCATGGTCCGCACGCACCCGTGCTGGGGCCGGACGGCCGCATCTACTTGATGGTTGGTAACCTGAATGCGGCCGAGGTGCGTTACAAGGCGACGAGTCCCTACCGATACTTCTACGAAGGAGACCTCGCGCCGAAGCGTTTCGACGTCGCGACGGGCAATTCCGCCGGCATCACGGCGCCAGGCGGCGTGATCTTGCGAACCGACACGGAAGGTCAGAACGTCGAGGTTTATTGCGGCGGGTTTCGCAACGCCTACGACATGGCGTTCAATCAATCGGGCGACCTGTTCACGGTCGATTCCGACACGGAGCTGGACATCGGCCTGCCCTGGTATCGGCCCACGCGAATGTGTCTCTGCGTGTCCGCGGCGGAGTTCGGTTGGCGGGCAGGTTGGGGCAACTGGCCGGCTTACTTTTTTGATTCACTGCCGTCCGTGATCGACCTTGGGCGCGGCTCGCCGTCGGGCGTGGAGGTTTACGATCACGTCCGTTTTCCACTTCGTTACCATGGCGCGGTGTTTGCTTGTGATTGGTCGCGTGGAAGGATTCTGGCTCTGCATGTGGAACGCGATGGGGCGCATTATCGAGCCGAGGAAGAGACGTTTCTCGAGGGCCGCCCGTTGAATGTCACCGACATCGCCGTCGGTCCGGACGGCTGGCTGTATTTTTCGACCGGCGGGCGCGGCACCGAAGGAGGCGTCTATCGCGTCGTCGCATTGCGGCCGTCGCTCGTACCGTTGGTGGAGCCGGGCATCATGCAAGCGATCCGGCAGCCGCAACTGCAGAGCGCCTGGGCCAGAAACGCCATTGCCGGGCTCAAGGAGCGGATGGGCGCGCAGTGGGATTCTCAACTCGCGGCGGTCGTCGCCAGCGCGACGCATTCTCCCGTGGATCGCGCGCGCGCGCTGGATTTGATGCACCTGGTCGGTCCTGCGCACACAACGGCCGGACTGTTGAAGTTGTCCGCGGATGGAGTTCCTGAAGTGCGGGAAAAGTCCGCGATGTTCCTCGGCATCTACGGCGATGCGGCGGGAGATGCGCGCTTGACTGAAATGCTGCGCGACTCCGAGGCCATGGTGCGCCGCAAGGCCTGCGAAGCGTTGATGGAACGCAATGTGGCGGTCGATGCGGCGAAGGTGATTCCGCTCTTGGCGGACGCGGATCGTTACGTACGGTGGGCGGCTGGAAGACTCATGGAACGGCAACCGCCGCAAACGTGGCAAGCAGCGGCGCTCGAAGCGAAGCAGCCACGGGCCTTTCTGGAAGGCGCGCTCGCCGTCCTTCGCACCAGTCGCAGCGCGTCTTCGATGACGCTCGTCTTGCTGGGCGCCGCTGATTGGATGAAAAAAGACCTGAGCGAGGTGGATCGCCTCGATCTCCTGCGGCTCGTGGAGGTGGCGCTGCATCGCAGCGGATTGCGCCGGGATCAAGCGCCGGAGATCGCGGCGCTGTTGAACGGAGGGTATCCGGCCAAAGATCCGATCGCCAATCGCGAGTTGATCCGGCTGTTGGGCTACTTGCAGGAGCCGACGTTGGCGCCGCGGGCGTTGCAACAGATTCAATCTTCAGCGCCGCTGGAAGACCGGCTGCAAACGGCGCTGTTTGCCGTGTTCGTGGCGGATAAGTGGCAACCGGCCGAGCGGCAGGCGCTGCTGGAGTTCTTGGAGTTCGCGCGCTTTCAGTCCGGCGGGCAGGATTTGGAGAGTTATATCGACACCGTCACGCGCGAGTTCGTAACGCGACTGGCGCCGGCGGCGCGGTTGGAGATTCTTGAATATGCGGACAAGGCCCCTAGTGCCGCGACGGATGCATTGCGGACACTGGGCGTGCCGGACAGGTCGATGGTCGAGAAGCTGATGCAATTGGACGGCAAGCTCGCGCCGCGCACCCGCGAAATCGCCGTAATGCGCTTCCGCACCGGCATCGCGGCGCTGTTGTCGGCCAGCAAGCAGCCGGAAGCTTTGAAGTATCTGCGCGAATTGTTCGAACGCGAACCGGATCGAAGGCAAATTCTGGCGATGGGCCTCGCGGTGGAGCCGGAGGGGGAGAACTGGCCGCTGCTGGTCCGCGGGATGGCGGTTGCGGAAGGCGAACCGGCGCGCTTCATTCTGGGGCAGCTCGCGCAAGTGCCCCGCAAGCCCGAGGCGCCGGAACCGATTCGGCAGGCGATCCTTTGCGGGCTGCGGCTGGGCGATCAAGGCGGCAAGTTGGCCGTGGCGCTCCTGGCGCATTGGACCGGCGCGAATGCGAGCGCAGCCGACGAACCGTGGAACACGGCGCTTGCCAAGTGGCAGGATTGGTTTCGCCAGAAGTATCCGAACGAATTGGATCCTGCACCTCCGGTCGTCGGCGACGGCTCGAGTTGGACCCACGAAGATCTCATCGGGCTGCTAATTGGCGCGGATGTGAAACCCGGCGACGCCGAGCGCGGGGCCGTGGTATTCGAGAAGGCGACGTGCATCAAATGCCACCGTTACGGCGCCCGCGGCGAAAGCCTTGGGCCGGACCTCACGACGATCAGCCAACGGTTCCACAAGAAGGAAATTGTTGAATCGGTGCTGTTCCCCTCGCAGGTGATCTCCGACCAGTACGCGGCGAAAACCGTGCAGACCAAGGACGGCCTGACTTACACCGGCATCGTCGCCGAGCAAGGCGGCACGACCATCGTGGTGCTGGACAACCAAGCCAAGAAAAACGTGATCGCCAAGGAAGACATCGCCGAAATGGCTCCGGCCAAGCAATCCGCGATGCCGGACGGGTTGTTCAACACGCTGACCCGGGAGGAGATTGTCGACCTGTTCGCGTACATGGCGAGCCCGCCGCAGTAG
- a CDS encoding DUF2752 domain-containing protein, translating to MLLALAMLIPLVVASRLTPNAAGLGTHQQLGLPPCTIVWYFGMRCPSCGMTTSWSLATQGRFIAACQANAGGLLLAITAAVAGPWALVSGLRGRWLWGAPGDRLLATVSVIIVGVTLIDWYARVWR from the coding sequence ATGCTACTGGCCCTGGCGATGCTGATTCCCTTAGTGGTGGCGAGCCGGTTGACGCCGAACGCCGCCGGGTTGGGGACGCATCAACAGTTGGGACTGCCGCCTTGCACCATCGTGTGGTACTTCGGCATGCGCTGTCCGTCGTGCGGCATGACGACGTCGTGGAGCCTGGCCACGCAAGGCAGGTTCATCGCGGCGTGTCAGGCAAACGCGGGCGGATTGCTGCTGGCGATCACGGCGGCGGTGGCCGGTCCCTGGGCCTTGGTCTCGGGACTACGCGGCCGCTGGCTGTGGGGAGCGCCGGGTGATCGGCTGCTGGCCACAGTATCGGTGATCATCGTGGGCGTCACGCTGATCGACTGGTATGCGAGAGTTTGGCGGTAA